A single window of Corythoichthys intestinalis isolate RoL2023-P3 chromosome 21, ASM3026506v1, whole genome shotgun sequence DNA harbors:
- the si:ch73-127m5.2 gene encoding uncharacterized protein si:ch73-127m5.2, giving the protein MEQSTRVVGLDAQGNMLFTMVKPVMGIFQVSSDQTVTTAGMGLQGLAENTLLLPPPQDQVTLESTQVEMHAIQPHLQPQMEVSTQVQTEEAIQSQVLPQNSSNTEEFATQMPFAEVSSLLDPNMKGSKARKHLISYDEIKRRLQAPEKMSLRSLAAYTRVSRGPASKKTLLESLSVLGLTPSTTTSVSSSFSKLTEGDTRALCDDMKEFSHDYIDYGNMAKQLIPSTNTVQHWSKIIETKNHLEDMRKSFKDPTNSGAFDSATHGLGLGMLDVALDMIVAVIEQQIRILSGSATTEPLESIVPTRRIRRRQRRCHKTSLGIKEQGKAISKNKGRSRAKKKLLQENTVEVEPCKTDDLQGNVLTLVSVGYEAVSTGLGSRPT; this is encoded by the exons ATGGAACAGTCTACAAGGGTCGTGGGCCTGGACGCGCAAGGCAACATGCTTTTCACCATGGTGAAGCCTGTCATGGGAATATTTCAGGTGTCCTCAGACCAAACTGTGACCACAGCGGGAATGGGTCTGCAGGGCTTAGCCGAAAACACACTTCTCCTGCCTCCACCTCAAGACCAAGTTACACTGGAGAGCACCCAGGTGGAAATGCATGCCATCCAGCCTCATCTTCAACCTCAAATGGAGGTTTCTACCCAAGTACAGACTGAGGAAGCCATTCAGAGTCAGGTATTGCCACAGAACTCCAGCAACACTGAAGAATTCGCCACACAAATGCCCTTTGCAGAGGTGTCATCACTCCTGGATCCCAACATGAAAGGTTCCAAGGCTC GGAAACATCTCATCTCCTATGACGAGATTAAGCGCCGCCTGCAGGCTCCAGAGAAAATGTCCCTGCGTTCATTGGCCGCCTACACTCGCGTGAGCCGAGGACCGGCAAGCAAGAAGACACTGTTGGAGTCCCTGAGTGTCCTCGGCCTCACGCCCAGTACCACTACTTCTGTTTCCTCATCTTTCTCCAAACTGACCGAAG GTGACACGAGAGCATTGTGCGACGACATGAAGGAGTTCTCTCATGACTACATTGACTATGGCAACATGGCAAAACAGCTTATCCCAAGCACAAACACAGTCCAACACTGGTCCAAAATCATTGAGACAAA AAATCACCTTGAGGACATGCGGAAAAGTTTCAAGGACCCAACCAACAGTGGGGCCTTTGACAGCGCAACACACGGCCTTGGACTGGGAATGCTGGACGTGGCTCTGGACATGATCGTTGCGGTAATCGAGCAGCAGATCCGCATCCTATCGGGCTCCGCCACAACGGAGCCTCTTGAATCCATTGTGCCGACACGCCGCATCCGCAGGCGACAACGCCGGTGTCACAAGACTTCCCTCGGCATCAAAGAGCAAGGAAAGGCCATCTCAAAAAACAAAGGGCGAAGCAGAGCGAAGAAAAAGTTACTTCAGGAAAATACAGTGGAAGTGGAGCCCTGCAAGACAGATGACCTGCAAGGCAACGTGTTAACTTTGGTATCTGTGGGATATGAGGCTGTTTCAACTGGGCTTGGATCCAGACCGACTTGA